In one Brassica oleracea var. oleracea cultivar TO1000 chromosome C9, BOL, whole genome shotgun sequence genomic region, the following are encoded:
- the LOC106313644 gene encoding putative gamma-glutamylcyclotransferase At3g02910, which produces MGGGGGGALANHIFVYGTLKRNHPNHFLLEDLISKNDAVYVGQRTTRLSYPLVTGLYGIPYLINQSGSGQRIRGELYSVSKRGLVRLDELEGIKVEHYERLPVEVVEEEESNGVVLAEAYFAHRRFGERLWEKKGKLGMCEFGVNDGVLYVRPRDRPRFSSVIDEIEAFVSSTND; this is translated from the coding sequence ATGGGAGGAGGAGGAGGAGGAGCACTCGCGAACCACATTTTTGTGTACGGAACGCTGAAAAGAAACCATCCGAACCATTTCCTCTTAGAGGATCTCATCTCAAAGAACGACGCCGTTTACGTCGGTCAACGCACGACCCGGTTATCGTACCCGCTCGTCACGGGTCTCTACGGGATCCCTTACTTGATCAACCAATCCGGGTCGGGTCAACGGATCCGCGGCGAGCTTTACTCGGTTTCAAAACGCGGGCTTGTGAGGCTTGACGAGTTGGAAGGGATCAAAGTCGAGCACTACGAGAGGCTGCCCGTGGAAGTGGTTGAGGAGGAGGAGTCTAACGGCGTCGTTTTGGCGGAGGCTTACTTTGCTCATCGTAGGTTCGGTGAGAGATTGTGGGAGAAGAAAGGAAAGCTTGGGATGTGTGAGTTCGGTGTAAACGACGGCGTTTTGTATGTTAGGCCCAGGGATAGGCCCAGGTTTAGCTCTGTTATTGATGAAATTGAAGCTTTTGTGTCTTCTACTAATGATTGA